A genomic region of Caulobacter vibrioides contains the following coding sequences:
- the blaCAU gene encoding CAU/MBL1b family subclass B3 metallo-beta-lactamase, with product MAALAALFFALAPAAHADEMPANWTKPTKPYRVVGNIYYVGTEGISSWLITSSAGHVLLDGGPNAETGKLVERNITALGFQLADVKILINTHAHYDHAGGLAQLKADTGAKLWISRGDAPAMAAGHHIGDNIYGPTPMPAAKPDRSFGDQTKLKLGEIAMVSHLTPGHTIGCTSWTTAVVEKGRPLNVTFPCSLSVAGNVLVGNKTHRTIVVDYRASFAKLRAIPTDVMLPAHEEQGNLLAKRQKQLRGDPNAFVDPGELARFVDASEAAFNKELARQQAAGGAR from the coding sequence GTGGCCGCTCTGGCGGCGCTGTTTTTCGCCCTGGCCCCGGCGGCCCACGCCGACGAGATGCCGGCCAACTGGACCAAGCCGACCAAGCCCTATCGCGTGGTCGGTAACATCTACTACGTCGGGACCGAGGGCATCTCGTCCTGGCTGATCACCTCGTCGGCGGGGCATGTGCTGCTGGACGGCGGCCCCAACGCCGAGACGGGCAAGCTGGTCGAGCGCAACATCACGGCGCTGGGCTTCCAGCTGGCCGATGTGAAGATCCTGATCAACACCCATGCCCACTACGACCACGCGGGCGGTCTGGCGCAGTTGAAGGCCGATACGGGCGCCAAGCTGTGGATCTCGCGCGGCGACGCGCCGGCCATGGCGGCGGGCCACCACATCGGCGACAACATCTATGGCCCAACGCCGATGCCGGCGGCCAAGCCCGACAGGAGCTTTGGCGACCAGACCAAGCTGAAACTGGGCGAGATCGCCATGGTGTCCCACCTGACGCCCGGCCACACCATCGGCTGCACCAGCTGGACGACAGCGGTGGTCGAGAAGGGGCGACCGCTGAACGTGACCTTCCCGTGCTCGCTATCGGTCGCTGGTAACGTGCTCGTGGGCAACAAGACCCACCGGACCATCGTCGTCGACTATCGCGCCAGCTTCGCCAAGCTGCGCGCCATCCCCACCGACGTGATGCTGCCCGCCCACGAAGAGCAGGGCAACCTGCTGGCCAAGCGCCAGAAGCAGCTGCGCGGCGATCCCAACGCCTTTGTCGACCCAGGCGAGCTTGCCCGGTTCGTCGACGCTTCCGAAGCCGCCTTCAACAAGGAGCTCGCGCGCCAGCAGGCCGCGGGGGGGGCGCGATGA
- a CDS encoding J domain-containing protein, with protein MSFWRNIASIAARRLDLADCTECPGGLPGEDPAFSTAVTALGAKLAKVDGRADGGEFAAFSEVFQPDPASEPNIHRLYDLARQTTHGFESYAKRLAKRYSSCPQLLEDVVDGLFHIAKSDGLVSQDELDYLERVSNLFGMSPLAFRRLRATHLGVDANDPYAILEVPPDADDATVRSAWKTALSSAHPDRARARGLPTEFIAVAEAKAATINAAFSTVMRERRELGLAVAG; from the coding sequence ATGTCCTTCTGGCGCAACATCGCGAGCATCGCCGCCCGGCGCCTGGACCTGGCTGACTGCACCGAATGTCCGGGCGGTTTGCCGGGTGAGGATCCAGCATTCTCGACGGCGGTGACGGCGCTGGGCGCCAAGCTGGCCAAGGTCGATGGTCGCGCCGATGGCGGCGAGTTCGCCGCCTTCAGCGAGGTGTTTCAGCCCGACCCCGCCTCCGAGCCGAACATTCACCGCCTGTACGACCTGGCGCGCCAGACCACGCATGGTTTCGAGAGCTACGCCAAACGTCTGGCCAAGCGTTACTCCAGCTGCCCGCAGTTGCTTGAGGACGTGGTCGACGGCCTGTTCCACATCGCCAAGTCCGATGGCTTGGTGTCGCAAGACGAACTCGACTACCTGGAGCGCGTGTCGAATCTGTTCGGCATGTCGCCGCTGGCGTTCCGCCGCCTTCGCGCCACCCATCTGGGTGTCGACGCCAACGATCCCTACGCCATCCTGGAGGTGCCGCCGGACGCTGACGACGCCACCGTGCGCTCGGCCTGGAAGACGGCGTTGTCCAGCGCTCACCCCGACCGTGCGCGCGCCCGTGGGCTGCCCACCGAGTTCATCGCGGTCGCCGAAGCCAAGGCCGCCACCATCAACGCGGCCTTCTCGACGGTGATGCGCGAGCGGCGGGAGCTTGGACTGGCCGTCGCCGGCTAA
- a CDS encoding GH1 family beta-glucosidase translates to MDRSGVSRRALGTLALGGATLGLSACEGPGETDLTPKGRQFPKDFVWGVATAAFQTEGSQTADGRGPSIWDVFERIPGHVKNGDTAADATDSYRRYQDDVDLIAGAGLSAYRFSMSWSRILPSGAGAVNAAGLDHYSRLVDALLAKGITPYATLFHWDLPQGLQEKGGWANRDTALRLADYARAVVDKMGDRLKNYIILNEAAVHTVFGHVLGEHAPGLKDAALLGPVTHHMNLGQGLAIQALRAARSDLSVGTTMALQPCRPAGGPLAFWNRLASDGLDEIWNLAWLDPLFKGTYPKAMDEPLKGVVRDGDLKITRQPIDFLGVNYYAPAYVRLDLSAPSKIAAADSPAGAEQDAFGRHIDPSGLFEVLDRVRREYGAPKMLVTENGCSDPFSSGPALLDDIFRIKYLRRHLEAVLAAREAGCDIRGYFEWTLIDNFEWDLGYTSKFGLTTMEAASGRRIPKASYGWFKALAESGTLPSSP, encoded by the coding sequence ATGGATCGCTCAGGCGTCAGCCGACGCGCGCTGGGGACATTGGCCCTGGGCGGCGCGACTCTGGGGCTATCGGCGTGCGAGGGGCCGGGCGAAACGGACCTGACCCCCAAGGGGCGGCAGTTTCCGAAGGACTTTGTCTGGGGTGTGGCGACGGCCGCTTTCCAGACCGAAGGCTCGCAAACCGCCGACGGGCGCGGGCCCAGCATCTGGGACGTGTTCGAGAGAATTCCAGGCCACGTCAAGAATGGCGATACCGCTGCGGACGCCACCGACAGCTACCGACGCTACCAGGACGATGTCGACCTGATCGCCGGCGCCGGCCTGAGCGCCTACCGCTTCTCGATGAGCTGGTCCCGGATTCTGCCGAGCGGGGCAGGGGCGGTGAATGCGGCCGGGCTGGATCATTACTCAAGACTGGTCGACGCCCTGCTGGCCAAGGGGATCACGCCCTACGCCACACTCTTTCACTGGGATCTGCCGCAAGGCTTGCAGGAGAAGGGCGGCTGGGCCAATCGCGACACCGCCCTGCGTCTGGCGGACTATGCGCGCGCCGTGGTCGACAAGATGGGCGACCGGCTGAAGAATTACATCATCCTGAACGAGGCGGCGGTCCACACCGTGTTCGGGCATGTGCTGGGCGAGCACGCGCCGGGCCTCAAGGACGCCGCGCTGCTGGGACCGGTCACGCACCACATGAACCTGGGTCAAGGGTTGGCGATCCAGGCGCTGCGGGCGGCGCGCAGCGACCTTTCAGTGGGCACCACGATGGCGCTGCAGCCGTGTCGGCCGGCGGGTGGGCCGTTGGCGTTCTGGAACCGTCTGGCGTCCGATGGGCTGGACGAAATCTGGAACCTCGCCTGGCTCGACCCGCTGTTCAAGGGAACCTACCCGAAGGCGATGGACGAACCGCTCAAGGGCGTTGTCCGGGACGGCGACCTGAAGATCACCCGTCAGCCTATCGATTTCCTGGGGGTGAACTACTACGCCCCGGCCTATGTGCGGCTGGACCTGTCGGCGCCGAGCAAGATCGCCGCCGCCGACTCGCCTGCTGGCGCGGAGCAGGACGCGTTCGGGCGCCATATCGATCCGTCTGGCCTGTTCGAGGTTCTGGATCGCGTGCGTCGCGAGTATGGCGCGCCCAAGATGCTGGTGACCGAGAACGGATGCTCGGACCCGTTCAGCAGCGGGCCAGCGCTTCTGGATGACATTTTCCGCATTAAGTATCTGCGGCGCCATCTGGAGGCGGTGCTGGCCGCCCGCGAGGCGGGCTGCGATATCCGCGGTTACTTCGAGTGGACCCTGATCGACAATTTCGAGTGGGACCTCGGCTACACCTCGAAATTTGGCCTCACGACCATGGAAGCCGCGAGCGGCCGCAGGATTCCGAAGGCCTCCTACGGCTGGTTCAAGGCCTTGGCGGAAAGCGGGACCTTGCCCTCCTCCCCGTGA
- the metH gene encoding methionine synthase, producing the protein MDPEMRPVFVNIGERTNVTGSAKFKKLIVEGNYPEALSVARQQVEAGAQVIDVNMDEGLLDSQQAMVTFLNLMAAEPDIARVPVMIDSSKWEVIEAGLKCVQGKAIVNSISLKEGEEKFLEQATLCLRYGAAVVVMAFDEVGQADTEKRKVEICERAYNTLVEKVGFPPEDIIFDPNIFAVATGIEEHDNYAVDFIEATRRIKQMLPYARVSGGVSNVSFSFRGNEPVRRAIHSVFLYHAINAGMDMGIVNAGDLPVYDDIDPALREAVEDVILNRPQRDPVMTNTERLVEMAPRYKGEKGQQQVANLEWRKGTVNERLTHALVNGVTEFIEADTEEARLAAERPLHVIEGPLMDGMNVVGDLFGAGKMFLPQVVKSARVMKQAVAWLMPFMEAEKEGQERKAAGKVLMATVKGDVHDIGKNIVGVVLQCNNYEVVDLGVMVPADRILDEAKKHKVDMIGLSGLITPSLDEMVFVAAEMERQGFDIPLLIGGATTSRTHTAVKIEPAYRRGPTTYVVDASRAVGVVSGLLSEGERDRIIAETRAEYVKVREQYARGQTTKARASIQEARKRAFAIDWKGYAPPKPAFIGTRTFEPSLAELVPFIDWSPFFASWELIGRFPQILEDDVVGQAATDLYRDARAMLDKVVEEKWFGAKGVIGFWPAQAQGDDIVLYTDETRVAEFSRLHTLRQQMDKGADKSGEAKANVALSDFVAPIGQGADYVGGFAVTAGHGEDEIVKRFKDAGDDYNAIMASALADRLAEAFAEWLHHKARVELWGYAPDEDADVERLIAEKYQGIRPAPGYPAQPDHTEKGTLFKLLDAEAATGLQLTESYAMTPGAAVSGLFFSHPQAHYFGVGKIDADQVEDYARRKGWDMETAERWLSPILNYDPLARARGAAA; encoded by the coding sequence TTGGATCCTGAAATGCGCCCCGTCTTCGTCAACATCGGTGAGCGCACCAACGTCACCGGCTCGGCCAAGTTCAAGAAGCTGATCGTCGAGGGGAACTACCCCGAGGCGCTGTCGGTCGCGCGCCAGCAGGTCGAGGCCGGGGCCCAGGTCATCGACGTGAACATGGACGAGGGGCTGTTGGACAGCCAGCAGGCCATGGTCACCTTCCTGAACCTGATGGCCGCCGAGCCCGACATCGCCCGCGTGCCGGTGATGATCGACAGCTCCAAGTGGGAGGTGATCGAGGCGGGCCTGAAGTGTGTGCAGGGCAAGGCGATCGTCAACTCGATCAGCCTGAAGGAAGGCGAGGAAAAGTTCCTCGAACAGGCCACGCTCTGCCTGCGCTACGGCGCAGCCGTGGTGGTCATGGCCTTTGACGAGGTCGGCCAGGCCGACACCGAAAAGCGCAAGGTCGAGATCTGCGAGCGGGCCTACAACACGCTGGTGGAGAAGGTCGGCTTCCCGCCCGAGGACATCATCTTCGACCCCAACATCTTCGCCGTGGCGACGGGGATCGAGGAGCACGACAACTACGCCGTCGACTTCATCGAGGCCACGCGCCGCATCAAGCAGATGCTGCCCTATGCGCGGGTGTCGGGCGGGGTGTCGAACGTCTCGTTCAGCTTCCGGGGCAATGAGCCGGTGCGCCGGGCGATCCACTCGGTGTTCCTGTACCACGCCATCAACGCCGGCATGGACATGGGCATCGTCAACGCCGGCGACCTGCCGGTCTATGACGACATCGATCCGGCCCTGCGCGAGGCCGTCGAGGACGTGATCCTCAACCGTCCGCAGCGCGATCCGGTGATGACCAACACCGAGCGTCTGGTCGAGATGGCCCCGCGCTACAAGGGCGAGAAGGGCCAGCAGCAGGTCGCCAACCTGGAATGGCGCAAGGGCACGGTGAACGAGCGCCTGACCCACGCTCTGGTCAACGGCGTCACCGAGTTCATCGAGGCCGACACCGAAGAAGCGCGCCTGGCCGCCGAGCGCCCGCTGCACGTGATCGAAGGCCCGCTGATGGACGGCATGAACGTCGTCGGCGACCTGTTCGGCGCGGGCAAGATGTTCCTGCCGCAAGTCGTGAAGTCGGCCCGCGTCATGAAGCAGGCCGTGGCCTGGCTGATGCCGTTCATGGAGGCCGAGAAGGAAGGCCAGGAGCGCAAGGCCGCCGGCAAGGTGCTGATGGCGACCGTCAAGGGCGACGTCCACGACATCGGCAAGAACATCGTCGGCGTCGTGCTGCAGTGTAACAACTACGAGGTCGTGGACCTGGGCGTAATGGTGCCCGCCGACCGGATTCTTGATGAGGCCAAGAAGCACAAGGTCGACATGATCGGCCTGTCGGGCCTGATTACGCCCTCGCTGGACGAGATGGTGTTCGTAGCCGCCGAGATGGAGCGCCAGGGCTTTGACATCCCGCTGCTGATCGGCGGCGCCACCACCAGCCGTACCCACACGGCGGTCAAGATCGAGCCGGCTTATCGCCGGGGTCCGACCACCTATGTCGTCGACGCCAGCCGCGCCGTCGGCGTGGTCTCGGGCCTGCTGTCGGAAGGCGAGCGCGACCGGATCATCGCCGAGACCCGCGCCGAGTATGTGAAGGTCCGCGAACAGTACGCGCGCGGCCAGACGACCAAGGCCCGCGCCTCGATCCAGGAGGCCCGCAAGCGCGCCTTCGCCATCGACTGGAAGGGCTATGCGCCGCCGAAACCCGCCTTCATCGGCACGCGGACCTTCGAGCCGTCGCTGGCCGAACTGGTCCCGTTCATCGACTGGTCGCCGTTCTTCGCCAGCTGGGAGCTGATCGGCCGCTTCCCGCAGATCCTGGAAGACGACGTGGTCGGCCAAGCCGCCACCGACCTCTATCGCGACGCCCGCGCCATGCTGGACAAGGTGGTCGAGGAAAAGTGGTTCGGGGCCAAGGGCGTGATCGGCTTCTGGCCGGCCCAGGCCCAGGGCGACGACATCGTGCTCTACACCGACGAGACCCGCGTGGCCGAGTTCTCGCGCCTGCACACCCTGCGTCAGCAGATGGACAAGGGCGCCGACAAGAGCGGCGAGGCCAAGGCCAATGTCGCCCTGTCGGACTTCGTCGCGCCGATCGGGCAGGGGGCGGACTATGTCGGCGGCTTCGCCGTCACCGCCGGCCATGGCGAGGACGAGATCGTCAAGCGCTTCAAGGACGCCGGCGACGACTACAACGCCATCATGGCCTCGGCCCTGGCCGACCGCCTGGCCGAAGCCTTCGCCGAGTGGCTGCACCACAAGGCCCGTGTCGAGCTGTGGGGCTACGCGCCGGATGAGGACGCCGACGTCGAGCGCCTGATCGCCGAAAAGTACCAGGGCATCCGCCCCGCGCCCGGCTATCCGGCCCAGCCCGACCACACCGAGAAGGGCACGCTGTTCAAGCTGCTGGACGCCGAGGCGGCCACCGGTCTGCAGCTGACCGAGAGCTACGCCATGACCCCTGGCGCGGCGGTCTCCGGCCTGTTCTTCAGCCACCCGCAGGCGCACTATTTCGGCGTCGGCAAGATCGACGCCGACCAGGTCGAGGACTACGCCCGCCGCAAGGGCTGGGACATGGAGACCGCCGAGCGCTGGCTGTCGCCGATCCTGAACTATGATCCGCTGGCGCGGGCGCGCGGGGCGGCGGCTTAG
- a CDS encoding homocysteine S-methyltransferase family protein, with the protein MTDLTIRSNRVAALKAAAKERILILDGSWGVMFQKKGLTEADYRAERFAAYNGQMKGNNDILCLTRPDLVAELHDAYFSAGADISETNTFSGTTIAQADYHLGEQDVWDINLEGAKIGRSVADRWNAQNPDRPKFIAGSMGPLNVMLSMSSDVNDPGARKVTFDQVYAAYRQQVDALYQGGVDLFLIETITDTLNCKAAIKAILDWRDEGHEELPIWISGTITDRSGRTLSGQTAEAFWNSVKHAKPFAVGFNCALGADLMRPHIAEMARIADTLVAAYPNAGLPNAMGQYDEEPHETGHALHEWAKDGLVNILGGCCGTTPDHIRHVADEVRGVTPRQIPERPKAMRLAGLEPFELA; encoded by the coding sequence ATGACCGATCTCACGATCCGTTCCAACCGCGTCGCCGCCCTGAAGGCCGCCGCCAAGGAGCGCATTCTCATTCTCGACGGCTCCTGGGGCGTGATGTTCCAGAAGAAGGGCCTGACCGAGGCTGACTACCGCGCCGAACGCTTCGCCGCCTACAACGGCCAGATGAAGGGCAACAACGACATCCTTTGCCTGACGCGGCCCGATCTCGTGGCCGAGCTGCACGACGCCTATTTCAGCGCCGGCGCCGATATCTCCGAGACCAACACCTTCTCGGGCACCACCATCGCCCAGGCCGACTATCACCTGGGTGAACAGGATGTCTGGGACATCAACCTGGAAGGCGCCAAGATCGGCCGCTCGGTGGCCGACCGCTGGAACGCGCAGAATCCCGACCGCCCGAAGTTCATCGCTGGCTCGATGGGGCCGCTGAACGTCATGCTGTCGATGTCGTCGGACGTGAACGATCCGGGCGCGCGCAAGGTGACCTTCGACCAGGTCTACGCGGCCTATCGCCAGCAGGTGGACGCCCTCTACCAGGGCGGGGTCGACCTCTTCCTGATCGAGACGATCACCGACACCCTGAACTGCAAGGCCGCCATCAAGGCGATCCTGGACTGGCGCGACGAGGGCCACGAGGAGCTGCCGATCTGGATCAGCGGCACCATCACCGACCGCTCGGGTCGCACCCTGTCGGGCCAGACGGCCGAAGCCTTCTGGAACAGCGTCAAGCACGCCAAGCCATTCGCGGTGGGCTTCAACTGCGCCCTGGGCGCGGACTTGATGCGCCCGCACATCGCCGAGATGGCCCGTATCGCCGACACCCTGGTCGCGGCCTATCCGAACGCCGGCCTGCCCAACGCCATGGGCCAGTACGACGAGGAGCCGCACGAGACCGGCCACGCTCTGCACGAATGGGCCAAGGACGGCCTGGTCAACATCCTGGGCGGCTGCTGCGGCACGACGCCGGACCACATCCGCCACGTCGCCGACGAAGTACGCGGCGTGACGCCGCGCCAGATCCCCGAGCGCCCCAAGGCCATGCGCCTGGCGGGGCTTGAACCGTTCGAGTTGGCTTAG
- a CDS encoding acyl-CoA dehydrogenase family protein — protein sequence MDLAFSAEDLAFQQEVRDWIATAYDDDLRRQMSQSKNGYLDKAGQVKWQKKLAERGWAAPDWPVELGGAGFTASQRYIFNMEMSLAGVPTSSPMGLKMVAPVIMAFGSDAQKAQHLPPILNSDIWWCQGYSEPGSGSDLASLQMRAVRDGDDYVLNGSKIWTTHAQWADWMFCLVRTSTEGKPQEGISFLLLRMDTPGIQIKPLPTLDGPPDNEQEINQVFFDNVRVPVANRIGEENKGWTYAKYLLEFERGNAYAPGLMNMLKKVKRIAALERADDGGRLIDDPDFRSKIANLEIQVEALNASELRIFSGRGAGKNIGPASSMLKCVGSEHQQAITELTLEAVGNYATPFVRDTWSPANDGRAGPDYAAPAAPAYFNYRKASIYAGSNEIQRNIMAKMVLGL from the coding sequence ATGGATCTGGCGTTCTCGGCCGAGGACCTGGCCTTCCAGCAGGAGGTGCGCGACTGGATCGCCACCGCCTATGACGATGATCTGCGCCGGCAGATGAGCCAGTCAAAGAACGGCTATCTGGACAAGGCCGGTCAGGTGAAGTGGCAGAAGAAGCTGGCCGAGCGCGGCTGGGCGGCGCCGGACTGGCCCGTCGAGCTGGGCGGCGCAGGCTTCACCGCCTCGCAGCGCTACATCTTCAATATGGAGATGAGCCTTGCCGGTGTGCCGACCTCGTCGCCGATGGGCCTGAAGATGGTCGCTCCTGTGATCATGGCGTTCGGCTCGGACGCGCAGAAGGCTCAACATCTGCCGCCGATCCTCAACTCCGACATCTGGTGGTGCCAGGGCTATTCGGAGCCGGGTTCGGGCTCGGACCTGGCCAGCCTGCAGATGCGGGCGGTGCGTGACGGCGACGATTACGTGCTGAACGGCTCCAAGATCTGGACCACACACGCCCAGTGGGCCGACTGGATGTTCTGCCTGGTTCGCACCTCGACCGAGGGCAAGCCGCAGGAGGGCATCTCGTTCCTGCTGTTGCGGATGGACACGCCCGGCATCCAGATCAAGCCGCTGCCGACCCTGGACGGCCCGCCGGACAACGAGCAGGAGATCAATCAGGTCTTCTTCGACAATGTCCGCGTGCCGGTCGCCAATCGCATCGGCGAAGAGAACAAGGGCTGGACCTACGCCAAGTACCTGCTCGAGTTCGAACGCGGCAACGCCTATGCGCCCGGCCTGATGAACATGCTCAAGAAGGTCAAGCGCATCGCGGCCCTGGAGCGGGCCGACGATGGCGGACGCCTGATCGACGATCCGGATTTCCGCAGCAAGATCGCCAACCTCGAGATCCAGGTCGAGGCGCTCAACGCCTCCGAACTGCGGATCTTCTCGGGGCGCGGCGCGGGCAAGAATATCGGCCCGGCCTCGTCGATGCTCAAATGCGTCGGCTCAGAGCATCAGCAGGCGATCACCGAGCTGACGCTCGAGGCGGTGGGCAACTACGCCACGCCGTTCGTGCGTGACACCTGGTCGCCCGCCAACGATGGCCGTGCGGGTCCCGACTACGCCGCGCCGGCCGCGCCGGCCTATTTCAACTATCGCAAGGCCTCGATCTACGCCGGCTCCAACGAGATCCAGCGCAACATCATGGCCAAGATGGTTCTGGGTCTCTAG
- a CDS encoding NADH:flavin oxidoreductase codes for MSLDALFQPFEFKSLKLPNRVVMAPMTRSFSPGGVPTDEVAAYYRRRAENQVGLIVTEGTGVARPASLNDANVPRFHGEKELAAWKKVVDEVHAAGGKIAPQLWHVGAAKGKDVLGKVDSPSGLSKAGGNPFTEPMTDAEIADTIQAFATAAADAKRLGFDTVELHGAHGYLIDQFFWSGTNVRTDAWGGPTIGERGRFAAEILKAVRAAVGPDYPVIIRLSQWKQQEYTARLAETPKEMEAWLQPLADAGADIFHCSQRRFWEPEFEGSDLNFAGWAKKLTGAPTITVGSVGLSGEFIAAFGGEGSQPTSIDNVIGGLERGEYDMVGVGRALLQDPEWVTKIREGRSNELQAFERAALGTLY; via the coding sequence ATGTCGCTCGACGCCCTCTTCCAGCCCTTCGAGTTCAAGTCGCTGAAGCTGCCCAACCGGGTGGTGATGGCGCCGATGACGCGATCCTTCTCGCCGGGCGGCGTGCCGACCGATGAGGTCGCAGCCTACTACCGTCGCCGCGCCGAGAACCAGGTCGGCCTGATCGTCACCGAAGGCACGGGCGTCGCGCGTCCCGCCTCGCTGAACGACGCCAACGTGCCGCGCTTCCACGGCGAGAAGGAACTGGCGGCCTGGAAGAAGGTGGTCGACGAAGTTCACGCCGCCGGCGGCAAGATCGCGCCGCAGCTTTGGCATGTCGGCGCCGCCAAGGGTAAGGACGTGCTGGGCAAGGTCGACAGCCCCTCGGGCCTCTCAAAGGCCGGCGGCAACCCCTTCACCGAGCCGATGACCGACGCCGAGATCGCCGACACCATCCAGGCCTTCGCCACCGCCGCCGCCGACGCCAAACGTCTGGGCTTTGACACCGTCGAACTGCATGGCGCCCACGGCTACCTGATCGATCAGTTCTTCTGGTCGGGCACGAACGTCCGCACCGACGCCTGGGGCGGTCCGACGATCGGTGAGCGCGGCCGTTTCGCCGCCGAAATCCTCAAGGCCGTGCGCGCGGCGGTCGGGCCGGACTATCCAGTCATCATCCGCCTGTCGCAGTGGAAGCAGCAGGAATACACCGCCCGTCTGGCCGAAACGCCGAAGGAGATGGAAGCCTGGCTGCAGCCGCTGGCCGACGCCGGCGCCGATATCTTCCACTGCAGCCAGCGCCGCTTCTGGGAGCCTGAGTTCGAGGGCAGCGACCTGAACTTCGCCGGCTGGGCCAAGAAGCTGACCGGCGCCCCGACCATCACGGTCGGCTCGGTGGGCCTGTCGGGCGAATTCATCGCCGCGTTCGGTGGGGAAGGCAGCCAGCCGACCTCGATCGACAACGTGATCGGCGGCCTGGAACGCGGCGAGTACGACATGGTCGGCGTCGGCCGCGCCCTGCTACAGGATCCGGAGTGGGTCACCAAGATCCGCGAAGGCCGCTCGAACGAGCTGCAGGCGTTCGAACGCGCCGCGCTCGGCACCCTGTACTAA
- a CDS encoding putative quinol monooxygenase, with the protein MIGVVATLKVQPAKAAEFETVFLDLAAKVKANEPGCLMYQLTRSKTEEGVYKVLELYASMDALKHHGGTDYFKAAGAAMGPTMAGAPVIEYLDAVE; encoded by the coding sequence ATGATCGGCGTTGTCGCGACCTTGAAGGTGCAGCCCGCCAAGGCGGCGGAGTTCGAGACGGTGTTCCTGGATCTGGCCGCCAAGGTGAAGGCCAATGAACCCGGCTGCCTGATGTACCAACTCACGCGCTCCAAGACCGAAGAGGGCGTCTACAAGGTGCTGGAGCTCTACGCCTCGATGGATGCGCTGAAGCACCATGGCGGCACCGACTATTTCAAGGCCGCCGGCGCGGCCATGGGCCCGACCATGGCGGGGGCCCCCGTCATCGAATATCTCGACGCAGTGGAGTAG
- a CDS encoding SMP-30/gluconolactonase/LRE family protein has protein sequence MDIQLVAEGLQFPEGPIAMADGSVILTEIQGQRLTRVWPDGRKETVAETGGGPNGAAIGPDGAIYVTNNGGSFQFFEANGLNIPGPTPPTHTGGAIQRVDLKTGAITTLYTECDGKPLVGPNDLVFDKQGGFWFTDHGCSTPDGRKYGALYYALPDGSKITRWRDHFVSPNGVGLSPDEKTVYMADTMLGRLWSFDVAAPGVLADAVPLLPGNVVCNLPGYQLLDSLAVEADGKVCVATIINGGVTAFAPDGSTEHYAFPDVIVTNICFGGADMRDAWITASGTGKLYKARWPRPGLKLNFNA, from the coding sequence ATGGATATCCAGCTGGTGGCCGAAGGCCTGCAGTTCCCCGAGGGCCCGATCGCCATGGCCGATGGCTCGGTGATCCTCACGGAGATCCAGGGGCAGCGCCTGACCCGCGTCTGGCCCGACGGGCGCAAGGAGACCGTGGCCGAGACGGGCGGCGGTCCCAACGGCGCGGCGATCGGCCCGGACGGCGCGATCTATGTCACCAACAACGGCGGCAGCTTCCAGTTCTTTGAGGCCAACGGCCTGAACATTCCCGGTCCCACGCCCCCGACCCACACGGGCGGCGCCATTCAGCGCGTGGACCTGAAGACGGGCGCGATCACGACGCTCTACACCGAATGCGACGGCAAGCCGCTGGTCGGACCAAACGACCTGGTCTTCGACAAGCAGGGCGGTTTCTGGTTCACCGACCATGGCTGTTCGACGCCGGACGGCCGCAAGTATGGCGCGCTGTACTACGCCCTGCCCGACGGCTCGAAGATCACCCGCTGGCGCGATCACTTCGTCTCGCCCAACGGCGTGGGCCTCTCGCCCGACGAGAAGACCGTCTACATGGCCGACACCATGCTGGGGCGGCTGTGGTCCTTCGACGTCGCCGCGCCGGGCGTGCTGGCGGACGCCGTCCCGCTGCTTCCGGGCAACGTGGTGTGCAACCTGCCGGGCTATCAATTGCTGGACAGCCTCGCGGTCGAGGCGGACGGCAAGGTCTGCGTGGCGACGATCATCAATGGCGGCGTCACCGCCTTCGCGCCGGACGGCTCCACCGAGCACTACGCCTTCCCGGACGTGATCGTGACCAACATCTGCTTCGGCGGCGCGGACATGCGCGACGCCTGGATCACCGCGTCGGGCACCGGCAAGCTCTACAAGGCGCGCTGGCCCCGCCCGGGCCTGAAGCTCAACTTCAACGCCTGA